The sequence GATTTCCCGGTTTTCAAATCTGGTATGAGATTTGGATTAATCCCTGAGCTTTTTCTGCATTTCCGGGCGTGTCAGTTATACTGACTATAACTTTCCTTATTTTATTGATGTTTATAACTTTTTTTGACAATTTTATTGAAAATGTCAACAAGATGTCATTATATTTGACTTTCAAAGTTGGAGGTCATTATGGGAGTTGAGCGTGTGGTGGTGCATATGGATTTGGACACCTTTTTTGTTTCGGTGGAGCGATTAAAAGATTCGCGTTTGATGCATAAGCCGGTGTTGGTTGGAGGAACGGGTGATCGTGCGGTGGTGGCGTCGTGCAGTTATGAAGCGCGGGCGTTTGGGGTCCATTCAGCGATGCCGATGCGTCAGGCGAAGATGTTATGTCCCGAAGCCATAATAGTTCGTGGTGATTATGAGCATTATTCGAAGTATTCGAACATGGTTACGGATATTATTCAGGAGAAGGTGCCCTTGTATGAGAAGTCGTCGATAGATGAATTTTATATTGACATGAGTGGGATGGATAAATTTTTCGGGACGTATGGTTACATGCAGGAGGTTCGGAATAAGGTGATACGGGAGACGGGCCTGCCGCTGTCGTTTGGGTTATCGGAAAACAAGACGGTATCGAAGGTAGCCACGGGGGAAGCGAAGCCGAATAATCACCTGAAGATAGAATATGGGATTGAAAAAACGTTTTTAGCGCCATTGTCGGTGAGGAAGATTCCGATGGTTGGGGAGGTTACAGCGCAGTTGTTGCGTAAAATGGGCATAGTAAAAATCAAGACGGTTCAGGAGATGCCTCTGGAAATTATGGATAATATTCTGGGGGAGAATGGGAAAACGATATGGAAAAAGGCAAACGGGATTGATAATTCGCCGGTAACACCTTACACGGAGCGCAAATCTATTTCAAGTGAAGAAACATTTGAAACGGATACGATAGATGTGAAGCGGATGAAAACAATTTTGGCGGGGATGACGGAGCGCCTGGCTTATCAGTTGCGGCGGGAGAATAAGCTCACCTCAAATGTATCTGTGAAAATAAGATATTCCGATTTTGAAACGCATACGAAACAGTTGCGAATTCCATACACTTCTGCTGATCACACTTTAATAAAAATTGTAAAAGACCTTTTTGAAAAACTATACGACCGTCGTGTGTTAATCCGGTTAATAGGTGTACGTTTTTCAGGTTTGGTAAGTGGTGGATATCAAATTAATTTATTAGAAGATTCAGAACATATCATTAAACTTTATCAAGAAATGGATTTATTAAGAAAAAGGTATGGGGAAGGGGCTATTAAACGGGTTGGGTGATAATGTGCTGATGTGTCGCCGCGGCGGATGTTGATGCTAATTAACACGGAGATTAATGTGCTGATGTGCTAATGTGTTGATGTGCTAATTGAACAGCCGGTTTTGAGATAGCAGTTTATTCGGAGCAGATTAATGTACCAATGTACCGATGTGCAAATGTA comes from Bacteroidota bacterium and encodes:
- the dinB gene encoding DNA polymerase IV: MGVERVVVHMDLDTFFVSVERLKDSRLMHKPVLVGGTGDRAVVASCSYEARAFGVHSAMPMRQAKMLCPEAIIVRGDYEHYSKYSNMVTDIIQEKVPLYEKSSIDEFYIDMSGMDKFFGTYGYMQEVRNKVIRETGLPLSFGLSENKTVSKVATGEAKPNNHLKIEYGIEKTFLAPLSVRKIPMVGEVTAQLLRKMGIVKIKTVQEMPLEIMDNILGENGKTIWKKANGIDNSPVTPYTERKSISSEETFETDTIDVKRMKTILAGMTERLAYQLRRENKLTSNVSVKIRYSDFETHTKQLRIPYTSADHTLIKIVKDLFEKLYDRRVLIRLIGVRFSGLVSGGYQINLLEDSEHIIKLYQEMDLLRKRYGEGAIKRVG